In Rhodococcus pseudokoreensis, the DNA window TGGCTTCCGGTGGCGTTCTTCGGTGCGATTGCCACCGGAATCGGTGCGATCGCGGTTATCGGAATGCGCGAGACGTCGAAGACTCCCGCAGAATTGCTCGGCGGTACGAGATGTGCAGAACTGATGGGTCGATTGCACGCCGAACATCTCTGAATGCCCTGAGGTCACGGACCGGGTGCGATCATTCGTTCGTCGGCATTGATTTTCAGGGCCCGCATCTTGCGGTACAAGGTGGTCCGGCCGATGCCCAGAATCTTGGCGGCGCGCGCCTTGTTGTTGCCGGCTTCGCGCAGGGCGCCTTCGATCGTCTCGCGCTCCGCCTGCTCGTAGCGACTCAGCGAGGACCATGCCGTCTGTCGCATGTGGGCGGGCAGGTCCTTGGTCTGGATCAGGCCGCTGCGAACCGGATAAGGGAGATCAGTGAGGAGCCGGGCCAACTCGGCGATGTTGCCGGGCCAGTGCCAGGCCAGCAGGCACTGGAGCGCAGCGGGGGAGAGCCGTAGTGCCGGCGCGCCGGGGAACAGTTCGGCCGCGACCGCGCGCACGATGTCGGGAAGCTCCTCGCGCAGTTCAGTTAGGGAGGGAACGCATACCGCGGCCGGAACGGTTTCTGTTCCATCTCGAGGGCTGTCTGCATCGCCGGTGCGTTCGGTGACGATGATCCGGGCAACCGCCGGGACTCCGGGGCGCGGGAGCCTGGCGAAATCCTCGAGACGCGCGCGCAGGTCGTCGGAGAGGTCGTCTCCTCCCACCACGACGACCCCGCGGCCTTCCCGCAACGCGGCTTCCCCTCCGGCCCAGACCGCGTCATCCGCAACGAGGTCGGGGGCGGTGACGACCTCGGGCTCCTGGTTGGTGTGGTGGCGCAGCCACCTCGTTGCCTGGTGGCGTTTGCCGGTGCCGGGGCCTCCGACGACGCGAATGAGCCCGTCGACATCGGCGGACGTGGTCAGTTGCCGTTGCACGTCGCCGTACGGGTCCGGCCGGGTCCGATGGGACGCCACACCGTCCGGCGCAACGCCGCCGGCGGGTGCGGCCGCACTGTCCGGGTTGTGGGTGACGGACACCTGTCCGGAGGCGGCCGTTGCGGCCTGCGCAGTGAACTCCAGCGCGAAGATCGAGTCCTGACCGGCGCGGCCGAGGCGCCGCACCAGGGCCTCGGCGCCGAGTGTGGGCAACTCGACCTGCAGTTCGTCCTGATCCCAGCGGTGGCGGCGTAGCTTTTCCCACAGTTCGGCGTGGGACTCCGCGTCGAAGTGGGCGAGAGCGGGTAGGTCCGTCATGACTGTTTCCGAGTTCATGACCAGAACCGGGTGCCGCGAGGACCGGAAGAGCCGGTAGGTGCGCGCCAGTTCGAGGTCCCGGGAATCGGCCATCAGCTCCAGCGCTTCGGCGATCTCGTGTCCGGCCTGCCGCACCATCGCGACCATCAAAGGGCTGGCGACGTCGATGTGGGAGGCGATGGACAGGGAGCCCACGATTCGCCCGGTGATGGGGTGCTTGATCGGAGCACCGGCGCACGCCAGTTGTGCGAGGGCATCGTTGAAATGCTCGGTGCCGCGCACGAATACGATCCCGCGTGATTCGATCGGGGTGCCGAGCCCGTTGGTGCCCAGGGATTGTTCGGAGAAGTCGAAACCTTCCACCGCGTTGGCCTGGTCCAGTGTCCGCTCGTCCTGGGTATCGACGATGCGGCGGGAAACGATGCGCCCGTCCTCGTCGGCCAGGAAGAGGGTCATCCGCGAGTCGGTGAGGTTGGTCTGCCACTGGTCCAGGATCCGGCCTGCGGCGCGCAGGATGGCGCTGTCCGGGTCGATTTCCCCCAGAATGTGGGGTCCGGACCCGGGATCTACG includes these proteins:
- a CDS encoding helix-turn-helix domain-containing protein; this encodes MEKSRREDEVRSARELLIAQGLVRASVPASLVAEEIEQSWRRSVSHRVDPGSGPHILGEIDPDSAILRAAGRILDQWQTNLTDSRMTLFLADEDGRIVSRRIVDTQDERTLDQANAVEGFDFSEQSLGTNGLGTPIESRGIVFVRGTEHFNDALAQLACAGAPIKHPITGRIVGSLSIASHIDVASPLMVAMVRQAGHEIAEALELMADSRDLELARTYRLFRSSRHPVLVMNSETVMTDLPALAHFDAESHAELWEKLRRHRWDQDELQVELPTLGAEALVRRLGRAGQDSIFALEFTAQAATAASGQVSVTHNPDSAAAPAGGVAPDGVASHRTRPDPYGDVQRQLTTSADVDGLIRVVGGPGTGKRHQATRWLRHHTNQEPEVVTAPDLVADDAVWAGGEAALREGRGVVVVGGDDLSDDLRARLEDFARLPRPGVPAVARIIVTERTGDADSPRDGTETVPAAVCVPSLTELREELPDIVRAVAAELFPGAPALRLSPAALQCLLAWHWPGNIAELARLLTDLPYPVRSGLIQTKDLPAHMRQTAWSSLSRYEQAERETIEGALREAGNNKARAAKILGIGRTTLYRKMRALKINADERMIAPGP